GCCCTCCGCATGCCCGGATGTGCCTGCGATCCGGCGCCAGCTGTTCAATTGGGCCTTGTTGTATGTCGCAATGCCGATCTGCAGATGGTGACCCGGAACGCCCTCGTGGTAGACGGTGGTCAGTTCACGCCACGTGTCGAACTCGGTGACGCCCTTGGGCACACTCCACCACATCCGACCGGCACGAGCGAAGTCGTCGCTCGGGCCGGTGTAGTAAATGCCACCCTCCTGGGTGGGGGCGATCATGCACTCGAGGTTGCGCAACTCCTGGGGAATGTCGAAGTGGGTTGAACCGAGTTCTTCGATCGCGCGATCGCTTGTCTCCTGCATCCACCGCTGAAGCGCGTCTGTGCCCTCGAGTTTGCGGCTGGCGTCACCGTCGAGAAATTCGATCGCCTCGGCCACGGACGCACCGGGCTTGATCTCCTTCGCGATCGCCTCCTGCTCAGTGACCATTCGGCGTAGTTCCTCGACACCCCACTCGTACGTCTCGTCGAGATCGATTGTCGCGCCGAGGAAATCGCGGGAGGCGAGCGCGTAGAGTTCGCGGCCGACGGCATCCTTTTCGGGGGCGTGCCCCGCCAACTCGGCTTTCAGGAACGCCGAGAGATCCGCGTATGCTTGCGCGGACTCCCTGGCCGCCGCCGCCAAGTCGCTGCGCAGCGACGCAGGAAGGTCGCTGTCACCGGCACGCGCATTCTGCGCCAGTTCGAAGAAGAAGCCGTCTGCCGCAACCTGCTTGTCTGCTTGGGCGATGACCTCTCGCACTTGACGGATGGCTGGGACGTTGCCGGAGGCGATTCCGCTGCGCAGCGTCTGAATGTAGCCGGCCATTGCCGCAGGCAGGTTGTGCATCCGGGTGGCGATGTTCGACCAGTCCTCTTCGGATGCCGTCGGTGACAGGTCGAAGATCTCCCGCAACGACTGTGGTGGTGAGGCGATCACGTTCAGGTCGCGCTGAGCGAATCCGGCATCGTGCTTCTCGACCGCGAGCTCGAGTTCCCGGGTCAGGTCTAGTTGCGTCACCGTGTCGATGTCATCGACAGGTTCTGCTTGGCGGATTGCGGCCAGTGCGGCCTTCGCTGCTGCCGCCGCGGCATCAAGGCCGTTGGGTGAATAGTCACCGTATTCGCCTTCGCGGCCAGGTCGGCCGAGATAAACATGGAACTCGGGGT
The Rathayibacter sp. SW19 DNA segment above includes these coding regions:
- a CDS encoding DUF885 domain-containing protein gives rise to the protein MTNEESRQPTPIDEIAEQWVDTQLELYPEFHVYLGRPGREGEYGDYSPNGLDAAAAAAKAALAAIRQAEPVDDIDTVTQLDLTRELELAVEKHDAGFAQRDLNVIASPPQSLREIFDLSPTASEEDWSNIATRMHNLPAAMAGYIQTLRSGIASGNVPAIRQVREVIAQADKQVAADGFFFELAQNARAGDSDLPASLRSDLAAAARESAQAYADLSAFLKAELAGHAPEKDAVGRELYALASRDFLGATIDLDETYEWGVEELRRMVTEQEAIAKEIKPGASVAEAIEFLDGDASRKLEGTDALQRWMQETSDRAIEELGSTHFDIPQELRNLECMIAPTQEGGIYYTGPSDDFARAGRMWWSVPKGVTEFDTWRELTTVYHEGVPGHHLQIGIATYNKAQLNSWRRIAGTSGHAEGWALYAERLMEQLGYLDDPADRLGMLDGQRMRAARVVLDIGVHLEKQRPDGAGVWTGDDAFEFLAENVNMNEGFVRFEVNRYLGWPGQAPSYKVGQRIWEQLRDEYQRREGAAFDFKEFHAKALNIGGVGLDTLKVAMFG